Proteins from one Hemibagrus wyckioides isolate EC202008001 linkage group LG16, SWU_Hwy_1.0, whole genome shotgun sequence genomic window:
- the LOC131367176 gene encoding uncharacterized protein LOC131367176: protein MMQGDLEASKIHFQDIIRKQCLEENQLRKECKKLEEKLLVPQSQRLRQADIRCVQQLRALLKRRDELDKCVEKERLIQIQSVQKKLKEHKRKAHARHTEEVTHKLENKLERTLIRHNKKVVKKHQLKEEIEKLQKDHVHFQQLHHCQHEELQKVQQEIAELMTMIEEEHDVREKILTKLENLKEKNEKNKKKRLQQIAEVDELKRQLEVEQRLDKFIETKCRERKGLEEAQLRREMKKQQLIKLENEALEDLFRRLREVTGEEDLEMLVTKCLQREEKFIFYYRYLTEQRREIEDLKAEIRSTKEEMEKLRDRRSEEPPTLNQQRDIESQIQELTEILDQLNTGVSDLYHEIGCDPPLDKVLSCPGWLKDSSLTIHLRLLAQKTSELVAVQNFIKFKDQDQELAQVPALVVQPPAEQPLEFSDMDQVSIPDYDKRPLTLEELRQFVTKMKK, encoded by the exons ATGATGCAGGGTGATTTGGAGGCCAGCAAAATCCATTTCCAGGACATTATCCGCAAGCAGTG TCTGGAGGAAAATCAACTGCGTAAGGAGTGCAAGAAATTGGAGGAGAAACTGCTTGTGCCTCAGAGTCAGCGGCTCAGGCAGGCTGACATCCGCTGTGTCCAGCAGCTCCGGGCTCTCCTGAAGCGCCGCGACGAGCTCGAcaagtgtgtggaaaaagagaGACTCATTCAA ATCCAGAGTGTTCAGAAGAAACTGAAAGAGCATAAGCGGAAGGCTCACGCTCGCCACACTGAAGAGGTCACTCACAAGCTGGAAAATAAACTGGAACGC ACTCTCATTCGCCACAACAAGAAGGTGGTGAAGAAACATCAGCTGAAAGAGGAGATAGAGAAGCTGCAAAAGGACCATGTTCATTTCCAGCAGCTGCACCACTGTCAGCATGAG GAGCTTCAGAAAGTCcagcaggagattgctgaacTCATGACCATGATAGAGGAAGAACATGATGTCAG ggagAAAATACTGACAAAACTGGAGAATTTGAAGGAGAAGAatgagaagaataagaagaaacgGCTTCAACAAATcgctgaggtggatgagctgaaGAGGCAGCTTGAAGTGGAGCAACGTCTTGATAAGTTCATAGAAACTAAGTGTCGTGAGAGGAAAGGACTGGAGGAGGCACAACTCAGACGCG AAATGAAGAAGCAGCAGTTGATCAAATTAGAGAATGAAGCATTAGAGGACCTTTTCCGCCGGCTCAGGGAGGTGACCGGCGAGGAAGATTTGGAAATGCTCGTGACCAAATGTTTACAGC gtgaagaaaAGTTCATCTTTTACTATAGATACCTTACTGAGCAAAGAAGAGAGATTGAGGATTTGAAAGCTGAAATCAGATCG AcaaaagaggagatggagaagtTGAGAGATCGGAGATCGGAAGAACCCCCCACCCTCAATCAGCAGAGAGACATTGAATCTCAGATCCAGGAACTCACTGAGATCCTGGATCAGCTTAATACAG ggGTGAGCGACTTGTATCATGAGATCGGTTGCGATCCTCCGTTGGACAAAGTGCTCAGTTGTCCAGGTTGGCTTAAAGACTCCAGCCTTACAATTCACCTGAGGCTACTGGCCCAGAAAACCAGTGAGCTGGTCGCTGTCCAGAATTTCATCAAATTCAAG gatcaggatcaggaacTAGCTCAGGTGCCGGCTCTTGTCGTTCAGCCTCCTGCCGAGCAGCCTCTTGAATTTAG TGATATGGATCAAGTGAGTATCCCCGATTATGACAAGCGACCTTTGACCCTGGAAGAACTTCGCCAGTTCGTTACGAAAATg aaaaagtga